TTCTTATTTCAACACTAGCGACCCGCCACGGCACGAGTGCAATTTactatatagaaaattatttgatatatagcctattctaatGAATGTaggaataaaggtaaacaaaccttagatttatgtatttcatgcggtttgctaataactcagctatattgtgttctactataatttttacactttaattttacttaaactttcgataacagtttcgtcgacgttcaaaacgcaatatttttcgcaaatccataatgaatatcatagattaatcaagctctcgaccaatgatgtcgcgtcaatatgcggtcaaattttgtttatttggcttttttctaATATGTTTGGAATAGAGTtaaggtaaatataatttatacccttaTAGCAAACAAGAATAACGTAGCTTTCTAGTTTCTACCAATGAAAACAGTTATAGTAATGGATTAGTTCCAGAGATTacccccctacatacaaacaaaaatattttacctttttataatatcagtttagATTTCATTAAGGTATATTGTTCAGCTGCTGAATTTAATCCTAATTTTGAAGTACATATAAGCAGTTTCATATTGCACATAACTTTTCATTACCTGTTGGTGTGACTTCATAATTGATTCCTGCCACCGCATGCCAGTGCATGTAGGCAGAACAATGACTCTggcgtttattattattgatgctAATTGAATATTCATTCACAAACACTCGGCGATAACTGTTGTCAACCTTGTGTCCATTCGGATGTGACGTcgcatatacattttattcagaGCTCTTGATTGACAGGTTTGAGAATCAGTAACGAAATATTTCTTTGAAGGAAACTTATTATTTTGCAAACGTACAGTACAAAAATAAGCTATTATGTGATATGTCATTAATAATGAACCTTTATactatattagtttttaattctgTACAGTTACAttgattattcatatttaatgtttttactgtTAAGCTGAGGATTTTTCTAGGTTTTTATTCCACTTCGCTACTCTAATGCAAGTTGTTGGAAATACATGGGGCAGATTTTTATGCATGCAGGTTTCGCcccgaattataaatacaaattaagcatatgtaAAATTATGTGGTTGCATgattttgaacccgcaatcatcgcttAAAATTCACGTGGCTTAGCAACTTGCCCACCGGGGCCCACAACATGGCTTATCTTTCGTCTtcgtacttatattataaataagaaagtatgcttatctgtctgttgctcttacaCGGCTAAACCAttgaatcgattttgatgaaatttgcaatttaaaaatgcgTGCGAAGCCGCTGTAGTTGACTAGTATTCTACaactatatgatttatttattatataatgttgacACATTGGTACGcatgtttttttcatttgtgtataattattaattgcacTTTGATCCCGATGACAAAGGTCACGCGTGAGAACATCTCTACGTGTGGATGCAGTCTAAAATTAAACGGCATTGTCAATTAAATATCGTAAGCTTTTTAAGGCCAGATTTTGTCCAGCTGTTGGTCACTTATCAATTGACTCATTGCCATATCAATAAGTACTgtgatttaaatctataattgaGTTTGATAAAGTTTGTCGTCTCATTGGTCGTTGGCATCCAATCATTGGCCGCAATTGATCACCAAGCGCTTTCTTTATTGACTAGAATTGTTTGCACATTGTACAATTGTTTGCAAATGATTTATAACtagtataagtattatttatagcgCATGGAATTGCATGCTTAGACTTCAACATCcgtgttttgatttaaaaaatagtaatgctTCATTACTTTTATTGTAGTCTAATGGGTGTATGATAGGACCGTACAATTTGTTGCGGTCTGGATCTTTCCATGTAGTTTTTGCagaattaaaaacgtaatttcTTTATATCCCATGTTTAACATTATAcgagaattattaattatttgcttgtaaataaatttgttttttttttttcaaagaaagaAATCTTCAAATATAACATTGTGTGTGATGATAAAccacttttataaaaatcaaagtaatattGAATCAAGTAGCTACCTACTTGATTCAAGCCTACGCTTAACTGCATTTAATGCTACTTCCGGTTTAGAATATGCATTCAACCGATAACACTGAATATTTAATTGgtgaaaaaagagtaactagacTCTTTTCtaccataaaattaattaagtacaaatattattattaatacgaaataaattgacacgtaaaaaatatatatctcttaagaaatgttttatatgcAAAATTATTAGTACACTATATAACATTGTAAAGTTTCGACATTTTGCTTGGAATGTCTTACGATCATTACATCTTAATGATAGCGGTAAAAACCATAGTTACGATCGTGGGACATAATATggagaaatatatatatgtcttgtGGGATTTCTAAATATGTTAGCTAGTCTTTTGAttagactattattattacaacgtAAGACGTCGAAATTTCGGTGGCATTTTATGTGAACCTTTACAAATTTATCAtacctgtattttttatttgatcacaTTACTATTTAAGTTTCGTACTGAAATGTTCGACGATTTGTTTTAGCTTATAAACGGTATCTGTTACTACACCTTGTACGGTTTCATAAGGTACTCTTTGCTGAAGGAAAGCGAGTATTCAACtttaccattttaattaatctttccGCGATGTTGACGACGTCAATTATTCTCAGACATTCACGGTGCAAAGAAGCGCTGAGAAAACGGAAGCTTTAAGTAACAATAGTTAGTAGTTGATTGCATTTATCTTACCAACAATCTGTTATCGTTTTATATCTAGGTTTTTGGGGCTATAATCTATTTCTACCATATAACCTTTCAAAAATTATTGGGGTAATCTAATTTGCTGTCTTTACTCAGTCGTTCCACTCACACTAAGGCACTTTGTAAGCTTAAGCTTTACATACttatgcaaaataatattaaacaaatgcgCGCCTTTGTCGAtaagatttacattttttattaaacagattTGGAGTTTGAACCTAGGACCTCAGCCTTATAAGCTATCCACTACATCAACGAAACAATCcagataatttactttaaatactccTTGTATTAGATCATACGATGCAGTCATGTTtgagcaataataaaataactatttgtttgtaacaatatattacTTTGCATTTATATCGTCgataaattatatgaagtatGTAACGCGCAAAGAGTTATTCGAACTTAAGATCTATCTTTAACTAGCTGTTCCTATAACTTGGACGCGTTGAATTTGAATCGGATTTGCTTCACAATTTCATGGGGTTTTTTTTCgcgcaatattaattatttttcttaaataaaagtagcctgaGTTACTCTTCGTAACATTGGCCATTGAGTCCCGTAAAAATCGGTCCGGCCGTTTCGGATTTGCCGGGACATTtagacagacaaaaatagtatatatttatttattattattttattatatacttctataatatatatttagtaaaaaggcTATTATTCcgttattataaacatacacttcaattttattaatttgtaaagctCCTCTTACACCAATATCAACAAGAAAGACAGTggtgatgaaaattaaaataattaaaacctgATTGAGATTTCTATATCAAATATCATTCAAATCCGATGTTCAAACATGGCTGAGGAGACACTTCTAAACTCAAAGTTTCGGTTTTTAGATGATATAGTTCGTCAATTACTTAATTCTCAAGAGTTATACCTAGTGACTTGTAGACGGATACCGGTGAGCTAATGACTCAATGCTTTGGCATTTAAGCTCGGGTCGAATGAATTTGATCGTAATGAAGCAGTTGTTTGTTGAATTctgatagtaaaaatatattttatatgaattatgatGATACGCACTGGCCGCATAAACATTTTGAGGTCGAACTTTGAACACAACagatttttaatcataaatcaaaaattaatttttatggaaTGTTGTGATGTTAGAATTACTACACATAATATGCCTTTATAGATATCTtggacttaattttatattactaaatgatatattttcatcTTTCCAGTTGAAATATATCTATCACCGGTAGAAACTCATTGCAGCAACGTCGACTACTTCATACCAGACGAGAACAACGAGACCAAGGGACTCTCCGACGATGCGATGAACAGGTcagtaaaatattctaatttacatttacttaccTACTTGCCAAATATTCCACCAacacattacaattttaaacgtttgtatTAAGAATAGTGAAGGGCTAGTGTAATTATTGAGGAGCGAATTTGAtacataaaagaaaagaaacaaTGGCTGCAAGTAGTCTTATGATGGTCTTTGAAGGtcgatttggagcatattccaccatgccgcTGCAGTACGTTGGTGGATACAAAAGTGGTAtgcaacctgcatgtgtcaaatcaTTTTCTTCCGTCGAGTGCGAGATGATTTAGAAACAAGAGTGATCTCAAGTGGTGTTTGTCcgagtttgaaatattttgttatgattcaagtttttaataatcaatcatCTGAAAAAATGGGTAATATCGAAAAACTATGAGTGGTATATAATTTTTGGTAACAAGACTACTTGCTTGGCCATATGCCATTATATATGTTTGGATTAGattgacaaatgggccaccagatggtaacCACCGAccacattacaccaatgcgccttgggagctaagatattatatccctagTGCCTACAGTtaggctcactcacctttaaaactataacaatacATATGTATTGGAACTATCTCGTTTAATAACTAATTACACATCTCGCGATCCCAGACTCAAACCCTAGGTTAGGCTAATAGAAACTAATTAGCCAATTTTAGCCAGGAGGCCTTCATCACCCATTGGTTATGTACGCTAAATATACAATCACACGACCTCAGCCGACGTCGACGAGGGGAATTCTAAAACGGTtggcaaaatatttttcctatGGGTCATACGACCGAGTGActgttttttcaataaaaccgGTTTCGACTAAGATTTAATTCCGATCTGGAAACCAGTAAGCAcagttttatcaaaaaaaaattcaatatgttaatttaaatatggaacaagTTTACGAATTTACGGTATAATAAgtctatattgtatattataataaatcccTTTGcgtactaatataaaaaaatatatatataaaacatgtaaaaactctttgaaatcattaattatattaaattagaatatcgTAAGTGTCCAAGTATATTCAAATGAATTGACACTATGAAAGTAACGGTCATATATCCTACGACGCAATAAGGCCTTGCAATCAAAGTGGGCCGTAGACACCAATCTGATCAATTGATTGTAACCAATTCAACTATTGTTTTTGTGCAACTAatcttaacatatatttttttccgtacctatatatataacttaactcATAAACGGCTAAaccgattttaatttattttttgggtGTTTGCTTTTTGCTTCAGATTGGACCCGGTATAGCGCTGCGATGAGATTTCAGGATTTTATGTACACGTATTTCTTATACgtcttgtttattataatttcgttaCTTCTGTGatcataattaaagttaaactgGAAGTAAAGTATTCTGTAAATATCTGTTTACTTAGccgtagggttttgtgcaaacccgtctgggcaCGTACGTAAAACACATGCAGACATCCTCACTATACTATCCCTCACCGCCAAGCACAAGATtaactacaaacacaaattaagcacatacaaATTATGTTATACTTGCCTCGTGTTAAACCTGCAATCGTGGGTTAAGACTCTCGCATctgttgtaataaaattgattgtattatttacaGGCTGCACATGGCCCGTTCCACGGTGGCGCTGTTCATCGTAGCGTTCCTGTCGCTCTTCATCGCTTTCTGGACCGGAGTAGTCGGCTGCTGGAAGCGCAGTCCCGGCAACATCACCGCCACTGCTATCCTTATGCTTGTCACATGTAAGTATTTAATCAATATTGAGCTTTATAGCTTTAAGATaaggtacattttttattttgataacgaTACCGAAATCTGTCCTTGTCATTATTCTTTATGTCAGTTACAATATTACACACAGTTTTGAACCTTTGTCTGAAGTATTATTTGACGAAATATCAAAATCTAATTCTTCTTCGATTAGAATTAGCTTAGCCTATATATACAAGTGAATTTTCAAATTTTCTTGGATGGCCAAAACTGAAACGTCAGTCGAGTGATTTTATTGGCGTGAAAAGGACTGCTACTCCTTTTCACGccaataaaattcaatagaaGAAAGATCTTAGTGATAGTCATGTATAAATGAtatcattcatttatttcagaCATAAAGtccatataaaaacttaaaaatacaataataaaaaatcgattaaatacTATTCCAGGTTTACTTTCGGCTGGTGCTATGGCATTATGGCATGGAGTGGAGTTCTACGAGAAGGAAAAAGTTGTAGGAGAAGAATACTATCAGCAGTGGCCTAATGTGAGTTAATtacacttaaaacaaaaaagcaatatttaaagtGGTATGATTATGATGTCCTGTCAGATTTCGTTTACGTCGGCAGTCCTCAAGAGAGACTAGCCATCTGCGTGTCACATAGTGTACAAGTGCGTACACAGATGCACTCACTattcccttactctcataatccaatgggacggcaTTTCCGACAAggccggaaagagttcaggcaaaAACCAACGACTTCCCGTACTTTCCGACGcacaatattgtaaatactGCCAAATTATAAAGTCTGGGTATAATTATCAGCAGAAAACTCAATGACCTTGTTCCAACCAACCATAAGACCTTCAATGCAGTCACACAAGTCAGAGAATAAGACACAATGACAAGGCATCttgaaagttattattttttttaacctttttatttataaactttatttatatttcaaaagaatacttatttatattattatctatgtaataaaataagaaatatgaatttaaataatacttctgTACCCAATATGTCATTCTTACTGGAATGCGTATGTTTTCGATACGCCATACCTATGTGCATAGATTATACAAGGAAATCTCTATTTTACAATATGggcttcaaaattaaaattaatatcgataTATCTACGACTTAATCTGAAAGAACTTGACTCGACTCCAAAACAGGTGTTAAAAGACTACTCTTCAATTTGGTACGATTGGTCCTACATCCTGGCTTGGTTATCCGTGGGTGTTTCCTTCGGGAGCTCCATACTATTCTTCTCGGCGGCGATTTGCCTCGACAAAGAGAAGCGTCGCGAACAGCAGAATAACGTGCAGTACATAATGCCAGGTTAGACGGCCATCTTGCGACGCCATTTCGTGCGGCGTCCGCCATTTTGCGGAGCGGTGGAGTTATTAACGCTTGACGGTTAAGGATACCTTGTTTAAGATGCGATGaacttttgtacattttttacgTGCCTTcgttacagattataaatagtacacatttattatatatcattatgtattattatggaTAAAACAAGCTGTTTAAGTGtgaatatataaacacattattatttttaatatcattattatctaAGTTTTCATTTCTATATCattaggtataaatatttaatgaactatctaaatatatttatgtatgtatatgtaataatataatttcatttatataactatatattcgACATCTGTTCATTATGAGGTACAAATTAATGATTAGTTTACAGAAGGCAGATTTAACCTAGACTAAGTGAACAGGTAAGtgaatatatttactaacaaaatgctttcttttttttcttttcatgttTCTCTGAAACGTGGCTACTGCGTTTAACGGACGACGGATATGCGACCGAAAATAacgcataattataataaatacgctATCTTAATATCTGGTTTACGCCAACGCCATACTAACTCGCTtaccaaataatattaacacatGGGAATGTATATAATGAACATAACTGACTCTCTACGTACATACTGTTTGTTCAAATTTGCACATTTGTGTTTGAACACCCGATTCCTCTTCCGCACTCGTCTCCTGATTATCGTtctctgaaattaaatatttgttacgaaTTATCCAAAAATTACGcgcgttataaaatattattacttattaattgaaaattgcaCATCTGGTATTCGCCCTTTTCTCAATAACGAAACCTCCATATTCTACATAATCAAAATATGCAAtatcatctttaaaaaaaatataaattaaaatacacttttactttttaaattcacacactcaaatgttcatttaaacattgcacacacacacacacacgacgTGGTAATGCGGTAtaaaccagatattgcgagatAACGTTCGCGTGTGGTACGACTGGTCGTACATGGTGGCGTGGTGCGGCGTGGGCCTGTCCCTGCTGTCCGCCATCTTGTTCTCCTCGGCCGCCATTTGCCTGCGCGGCGAGCGGGAGAGAGAAGAGGCGCTTAACATGCAGTACCTCATGCCGGGTAAACGCTTCCGTCATTCATTCATTTCCATCGGCTTCGCTAAGAGCTTACTACGATTTTGACGATTTTTCCGAATTTCAGAAGGGACCACCATAAGCAGGAATACTGTTGAAAATACACACGTTATTGGTTCTGTTGTACATAAGACAATTTCAAATTCTGTTTTCTGATTCCTGGGTGCatgttgtttaattaattgtaacgGATTGCGATAACATGATGAATAATCATTGAGGATACTTAccgattaaaatatcatttttttataaataaagtaatagtaTATGAAatctgtttattaaattaatcaatattttctcaattttgccaattttttttactgaatagtaaagtttaaataaaacatttatttctatatttttgaaaattatttgttattaattcttatttttcatGTACAGTGTACCCACAAAAGCAGCAGTACGCTTACGCCGGGTATCCACCTCCACAAGCCTACCCCGGGCCTTACTACCACGGCTCGCAGTACGGCCCCTACAACTACTGAGCATGCGACCAGATGAGGGACATAGTGGCGGCGCACTTCGCCAACGCCCCCGCCCCGCAGGCACCCGCGCGCAACCCCTCCCCCAATAACCCCTATCGACAGCCCTCGACCTCCTCCATAGAAACATACAACTCCCACCGTAAAATAAAACGGCCCAAACTCGGCGACAAGAAGGTCTACCGACCCGTCCGGAGGCACACACTGTCCAGAATAGACGAGACCCCTCCTCAAACTCTGCGACCGAGATCCAAGAGCCTTCAGCACTCCGCGGAGTTCTCGTCCACGCGGCCCATGCTGCGGTCGCGCTCCAACGTGTCGGCCGACACGAGCCGTAGCGTGCCCGTCTGCAACCAGAGTCAGGACGTGGAGAACCAAATGGCGAGCACCAGTCCGCATTACGCCGAGCCCAAGGGCTACGACTCCGGCTCGTCGGACGAGCGGCCCGCCTCGATGATGGACCTCCCGATCATGGTCCCGTTGGACCCCGTGACCGGCGCGTACATACCCTATCCGGAGTACGCGTACTACCACGACGACAATTGTCAACTGAGCCGTTATAAATCGAAGGGGAACAAGAGAAAACAGTCTtccaaaaacaataatttgttcTTAGCATTCATGTATTAGCGCGGTTGTATTGCATGGAGTCATAATATTAAATGGTTACGAGTTTCGAACGAATGCCGTTACAGTGTATGACGCCACACCCATATGTTTTTCTATAAAAGTTGCTTCCTCGATTGTCGTAACAATCATACACTGTTTTTATAATGGGTGGCCCGAATCTGGTAGAGTAAAATTAGTTCTTATTGGCACTTTTTATTAAAGCAGAGGCTGAAGTTATTCGAAGATTTAAAATGAACAGTACTTTTAATGATGTAGTTCTcgatttggtttattttaattatacctgACAAAATCATCACACTGACCATTAGAGGTCACATGGAAGATTGCTTGGTAACTTTAGGTTGCCTATGTACGGAAAAAAATAGACaaatgttagttttattttgctaaagctaaaataataattatgaaaaaaaaatccctaTGTAAATGTTAGCTTCGAATGAACTTTTGCCTCTCCTCTGAGCACGGCTTTACGAAACTCTAACACCACCGTTATTTCGAAACTTAACGAGTTTCCATTTTTTCGAACAATTTATTAcgaatttagttataaaatgtatcaaGGTACTTGTTAGATGAATGTAGGTACTTTAATTTAGGAGTAAGTCGTTCACGACTCCGCCATAAGTATcgaaaaacaaatttttttagCGTAAGACTTTAAGATGTAATTATTCCTTTGAATCGGTTTGAATGCATACTTTCGTATCGAATTAAGTGCCTTACGAATTCTTAAATGCtcattatacgtatatataagaataaaacatatcttattctagtttttttttttaatctattaatcATGTTATGTATCAATGATCGAAGCAATTCGTAATTGTAGTTTTGTATGATatcacaataaatttatatttgaatatgactgaaatttataaatccgtcctttgacatttcaaaatttacttatattcgtaaatatcatggaatattgtgtattttatatttcatagtcacattaaatatttgtttagttaagTATCACTGTAAATTAATCAACCTagatatattttggtattatgtattatcat
This region of Vanessa atalanta chromosome 8, ilVanAtal1.2, whole genome shotgun sequence genomic DNA includes:
- the LOC125065602 gene encoding uncharacterized protein LOC125065602 isoform X2, giving the protein MPCSAVTLSIATITAIVAAALMAISFSTDNWLYIEVKRSSIQTYVTDHTDVNSQAILESLNSKYYFYTRTRGLFRICYPKERPPTVEIYLSPVETHCSNVDYFIPDENNETKGLSDDAMNRLHMARSTVALFIVAFLSLFIAFWTGVVGCWKRSPGNITATAILMLVTCLLSAGAMALWHGVEFYEKEKVVGEEYYQQWPNVLKDYSSIWYDWSYILAWLSVGVSFGSSILFFSAAICLDKEKRREQQNNVQYIMPVYPQKQQYAYAGYPPPQAYPGPYYHGSQYGPYNY
- the LOC125065602 gene encoding uncharacterized protein LOC125065602 isoform X1, with protein sequence MPCSAVTLSIATITAIVAAALMAISFSTDNWLYIEVKRSSIQTYVTDHTDVNSQAILESLNSKYYFYTRTRGLFRICYPKERPPTVEIYLSPVETHCSNVDYFIPDENNETKGLSDDAMNRLHMARSTVALFIVAFLSLFIAFWTGVVGCWKRSPGNITATAILMLVTCLLSAGAMALWHGVEFYEKEKVVGEEYYQQWPNILRDNVRVWYDWSYMVAWCGVGLSLLSAILFSSAAICLRGEREREEALNMQYLMPVYPQKQQYAYAGYPPPQAYPGPYYHGSQYGPYNY